Proteins co-encoded in one Kribbella qitaiheensis genomic window:
- a CDS encoding SGNH/GDSL hydrolase family protein: protein MSLHYVALGDSTTVGVGDPMNGSTTDLSGAGARPGEGWRGWASLLADSLGSSHRVTFANFATSGATAPMVAADQLPSTGSDPIDLASLIVGVNDTLRSTFDAGQIRDCLQYCAEQLTARGALLLTVRFHDHGQVFGLPSWLRRPLWQRIEQVNAAYDDLYARFGGIRIDMADYPEVYRRDFWSVDRLHPGERGHRHLARAFADQLHHHGFPIAVPPALACAGQTPSKWADTRWMIREGIPWLGRRAGDLTPWAAKMALTQFSHLRSAPTDAEVRRVQV from the coding sequence GTGAGCCTCCACTATGTGGCACTGGGTGACTCGACGACCGTGGGTGTCGGGGACCCGATGAACGGCAGTACGACCGACCTTTCCGGTGCCGGCGCGCGTCCGGGGGAGGGGTGGCGGGGCTGGGCCTCGCTGCTCGCCGACTCCCTGGGCAGCTCCCACCGTGTGACGTTCGCCAACTTCGCGACCAGCGGTGCCACCGCGCCGATGGTGGCCGCCGACCAGCTCCCGTCGACGGGTTCGGACCCGATCGACCTCGCCTCCTTGATCGTCGGCGTGAACGACACGCTGCGATCGACCTTCGACGCCGGTCAGATCCGGGACTGCCTGCAGTACTGCGCGGAGCAGTTGACCGCGCGCGGTGCGTTGCTGCTGACGGTCCGCTTCCACGATCACGGCCAGGTGTTCGGCCTACCGTCGTGGTTGCGCCGCCCCTTGTGGCAGCGGATCGAGCAGGTGAACGCGGCGTACGACGACCTGTACGCCCGGTTCGGCGGGATCCGGATCGACATGGCCGACTACCCCGAGGTCTACCGCCGCGACTTCTGGAGCGTGGATCGCCTCCACCCCGGCGAACGAGGCCACCGCCACCTGGCCCGGGCCTTCGCCGACCAACTCCACCACCACGGCTTCCCGATCGCAGTCCCACCGGCCCTCGCCTGCGCCGGCCAAACCCCCTCCAAATGGGCCGACACCCGCTGGATGATCCGCGAGGGCATCCCTTGGCTGGGCCGCCGCGCCGGCGACCTCACTCCCTGGGCCGCCAAAATGGCCCTCACCCAGTTCAGCCACCTCCGCTCCGCCCCCACCGATGCGGAGGTAAGGCGCGTTCAGGTTTAG
- a CDS encoding Gfo/Idh/MocA family protein, which produces MTCTRIRRSTSSRAGVAVFVEKPLAITTAGCDRVLQAAYDSGSRLYVGHNMRHMPVVQTMRDLIRSGAIGEVKTIWCRHFVGHGGDFYFKDWHADRSRTTSLLLQKGAHDIDVMHWLADGYTTRANALGGLVLYGGIEDRQDRSGQRFSDFVSEDNWPPLSQTGLAPVMDVEDLSMANLQLDNGVFLTYQQCHFTPDYWRNYTVIGTAGRLENFGDGPGGVVKVWNSGRSGYREDADLVVDIPDAEGGHAGADPRLVAEFVNFVRDGGATITSPIAARAAVAAGYAATTSLRSNGAPIDIPALDPALIEYFDQGQSRPS; this is translated from the coding sequence ATGACCTGCACGAGGATCCGGCGATCGACTTCCTCCAGGGCCGGCGTCGCCGTCTTCGTGGAGAAGCCGCTGGCGATCACGACCGCCGGTTGCGACCGGGTGCTGCAGGCGGCGTACGACAGCGGTTCCCGCCTGTACGTCGGGCACAACATGCGCCACATGCCCGTAGTACAGACGATGCGGGACCTGATCCGGTCCGGCGCGATCGGCGAGGTGAAGACGATCTGGTGCCGGCACTTCGTCGGCCACGGTGGCGACTTCTACTTCAAGGACTGGCACGCCGACCGCAGCCGGACCACCAGTCTGCTGCTGCAGAAGGGTGCCCACGACATCGATGTGATGCACTGGCTGGCCGACGGCTACACGACCCGGGCGAACGCACTCGGCGGGCTGGTCCTGTACGGCGGGATCGAGGATCGCCAGGATCGCTCCGGGCAGCGGTTCTCCGACTTCGTCTCCGAGGACAACTGGCCGCCGCTGTCGCAGACGGGACTCGCGCCGGTGATGGACGTCGAGGACCTGTCGATGGCGAATCTCCAACTGGACAACGGGGTTTTCCTCACCTACCAGCAGTGCCACTTCACCCCGGACTACTGGCGCAACTACACCGTGATCGGCACGGCCGGGCGGCTGGAGAACTTCGGCGACGGCCCCGGTGGCGTCGTGAAGGTCTGGAACAGCGGCCGTTCCGGTTACCGCGAGGACGCCGATCTGGTGGTCGACATCCCGGATGCAGAGGGTGGGCACGCGGGCGCGGATCCCCGCCTGGTGGCGGAATTCGTCAACTTCGTCCGCGACGGCGGCGCGACCATCACCTCACCGATCGCGGCCCGCGCGGCCGTCGCCGCCGGCTACGCGGCCACCACCTCGCTGCGCTCCAACGGCGCCCCGATCGACATCCCGGCACTCGACCCAGCACTGATCGAGTACTTCGACCAAGGCCAGTCGCGGCCTAGCTGA
- a CDS encoding MBL fold metallo-hydrolase, producing MKLTVLGCSGSVPGPDSPASSYLVSADGFNLVLDLGSGALGALQRHLSVPQIGAIALSHLHPDHCMDLCGLYVSAKYSPASPFPRIPVYGPPGAAGRMALAYDLPEDPGMEEELEFHTWQEIQQIGPFTVRTTPAIHPVPAYSIRVEHGNKALVFTGDTGPSDALIELARGADVLLSEAALKDDDPNNPVDLHLTPADAGEHAKRAGVKRLVITHVPPWFDRDIQAEGARRTFPGEVLVATPNAVFEI from the coding sequence ATGAAGCTCACCGTGCTCGGCTGCTCCGGGTCCGTCCCCGGTCCGGACTCGCCTGCCTCGAGCTATCTGGTCAGCGCGGACGGCTTCAACCTGGTCCTCGACCTGGGCAGTGGCGCGCTGGGCGCGCTGCAGCGGCATCTCAGCGTGCCCCAGATCGGCGCGATCGCCCTGTCCCACCTGCACCCGGACCATTGCATGGATCTGTGCGGGCTGTACGTCTCCGCGAAGTACTCGCCCGCCTCGCCGTTCCCGCGCATCCCCGTCTACGGTCCGCCCGGTGCGGCCGGCCGGATGGCGCTGGCCTACGACCTGCCCGAGGATCCGGGGATGGAGGAGGAGCTGGAGTTCCATACCTGGCAGGAGATCCAGCAGATCGGGCCTTTCACCGTCCGCACCACGCCCGCCATCCACCCGGTCCCGGCGTACTCGATCAGAGTTGAGCACGGCAACAAGGCCCTCGTCTTCACCGGCGACACCGGCCCGAGCGACGCTCTGATCGAGCTTGCCCGCGGTGCCGATGTGCTGCTGTCGGAAGCGGCCTTGAAGGACGACGATCCGAACAATCCGGTTGATCTGCACCTCACCCCCGCCGATGCTGGGGAGCATGCCAAAAGAGCGGGCGTGAAGCGCCTCGTCATCACCCATGTCCCGCCGTGGTTCGACCGCGACATTCAGGCCGAAGGTGCTCGCCGCACCTTTCCCGGTGAGGTTCTGGTCGCCACCCCCAACGCGGTCTTCGAGATCTAG
- a CDS encoding DoxX family protein, translated as MNVVLWILAGVLAAFFLAAGLGKLSQSKEKLGANANMKWTEDFSARTLKLIGTAEVLGALGLILPAVLNIAEILVPLAATGLAVIMVGAIITHGRRKENQPIIINAVILILALVVAIFRFGPNSF; from the coding sequence ATGAACGTAGTGCTGTGGATCCTGGCCGGAGTGCTGGCCGCGTTCTTCCTGGCGGCCGGGCTGGGCAAGCTCAGCCAGTCCAAGGAGAAGCTTGGCGCGAACGCCAACATGAAGTGGACCGAGGACTTCTCCGCGAGAACGCTGAAGCTCATCGGCACGGCGGAAGTACTGGGCGCCCTCGGCCTGATCCTGCCGGCCGTGCTGAACATCGCCGAGATCCTGGTCCCGCTCGCGGCGACCGGACTGGCCGTCATCATGGTCGGCGCGATCATCACTCACGGCCGCCGCAAGGAGAATCAGCCGATCATCATCAACGCGGTGATCCTGATTCTCGCGCTGGTAGTCGCGATCTTCCGCTTCGGCCCCAACAGCTTCTGA
- the bcp gene encoding thioredoxin-dependent thiol peroxidase, producing the protein MSERLTVGDAAPDFTLPDADGNDVALADLRGKNVIVYFYPAAMTPGCTKQACDFRDSLDSLVAHGYTVLGISPDKPAKLAKFRERDGVTFPLLSDPDKAVLTAYGAFGEKTMYGKKVTGVIRSTFVVDGDGKIAIAQYNVKATGHVAKLRRDLGL; encoded by the coding sequence ATGTCCGAGCGTCTGACCGTCGGCGATGCCGCACCCGACTTCACCCTTCCCGACGCCGACGGCAACGACGTAGCGCTGGCGGACCTGCGCGGCAAGAACGTGATCGTCTACTTCTACCCGGCCGCGATGACGCCAGGCTGCACGAAGCAGGCCTGCGACTTCCGCGACTCGCTCGACTCGCTGGTCGCGCACGGCTACACCGTGCTCGGGATCTCGCCGGACAAGCCCGCCAAGCTGGCCAAGTTCCGCGAGCGCGACGGCGTCACCTTCCCGCTGCTGAGCGACCCCGACAAGGCAGTGCTGACGGCGTACGGCGCGTTCGGCGAGAAGACGATGTACGGCAAGAAGGTGACCGGCGTGATCCGGTCCACCTTCGTGGTCGACGGAGACGGCAAGATCGCGATCGCGCAGTACAACGTGAAGGCCACCGGCCACGTCGCCAAGCTCCGCCGGGACCTCGGTCTCTGA
- the murI gene encoding glutamate racemase — translation MPVLSVLRARVHTVADAPIGIFDSGFGGLTVARSVLDQLPHEPILYLGDTARQPYGPKPIAEVREYALECLDHLVEGGVKMLVIACNSASAAMLRDARERYDVPVVEVILPAARRAVAATRNNHVGVICTHATASSLAYEDAFAAAPQVELLTKACPSFVDFVEAGTTSGPELLAAAHEYLDPLVEAGVDTLILGCTHYPLLTGVISYVMGDEVSLVSSAEECAKDVYGVLTKSGLLRADNLPAPQHRFVTTGNPAEFAAIGSRFLGPVLSGVDQFAWVR, via the coding sequence ATGCCGGTCCTGTCGGTCCTCAGAGCTAGGGTTCACACCGTGGCAGACGCACCGATCGGCATCTTCGACTCCGGCTTCGGCGGGCTGACCGTGGCCCGCTCGGTGCTGGACCAGTTGCCGCATGAGCCGATCCTGTATCTGGGCGACACGGCTCGTCAGCCGTACGGTCCGAAGCCGATCGCCGAGGTCCGTGAGTACGCGCTTGAATGCCTGGACCACCTGGTCGAGGGTGGCGTGAAGATGCTCGTGATCGCCTGCAATTCGGCCAGTGCCGCGATGCTCCGCGACGCCCGCGAGCGGTACGACGTACCGGTGGTCGAGGTGATCCTGCCGGCGGCGCGTCGTGCGGTCGCTGCCACCCGCAACAACCACGTCGGCGTGATCTGCACCCACGCGACGGCGTCCTCGCTTGCCTATGAGGATGCGTTTGCCGCCGCTCCGCAGGTCGAGCTGCTGACCAAGGCCTGCCCGAGTTTCGTCGACTTCGTCGAGGCCGGCACGACGTCCGGTCCGGAGTTGCTCGCGGCGGCGCACGAGTATCTCGATCCGCTGGTCGAGGCCGGCGTCGACACCCTCATCCTCGGGTGCACCCACTACCCGTTACTGACCGGCGTCATCTCGTACGTGATGGGCGACGAGGTCAGCCTGGTCAGCAGCGCCGAGGAGTGCGCCAAGGACGTGTACGGCGTGCTGACCAAGAGCGGCCTGCTGCGAGCGGACAACCTGCCGGCACCGCAGCACCGGTTCGTCACCACCGGGAACCCGGCCGAGTTCGCCGCGATCGGCTCGCGGTTCCTCGGCCCGGTGCTTTCCGGCGTCGACCAGTTCGCCTGGGTCCGCTAG
- the rph gene encoding ribonuclease PH, translating into MARIDGRTADQLRPVTLTRKWLDHAEGSVLVEFGKTRVLCAASVTEGVPRWRKGSGLGWVSAEYAMLPRSTNTRSDRESVKGRIGGRTHEISRLIGRSLRAVIDYKALGENTILLDCDVLQADGGTRTAAITGAYVALADAVSFLRDRKALKGEPLTGSVSAVSVGIIDGAPMLDLCYEEDVRAETDMNLVLTGDGKFIEVQGTAEGAPFDRDELDALLELGSAGCADLTKLQLESLS; encoded by the coding sequence ATGGCTCGTATCGATGGACGTACTGCTGATCAGCTCCGGCCGGTGACCCTGACCCGGAAGTGGCTCGACCATGCCGAGGGATCGGTGCTGGTCGAGTTCGGCAAGACCCGGGTGCTGTGTGCGGCGAGCGTCACCGAGGGCGTGCCGCGCTGGCGGAAGGGGTCCGGCCTGGGCTGGGTGAGCGCGGAGTACGCGATGCTCCCGCGCTCGACCAACACCCGCTCGGACCGCGAGTCCGTGAAGGGCCGGATCGGCGGCCGGACGCACGAGATCTCCCGCCTGATCGGCCGCTCCCTTCGTGCGGTGATCGACTACAAGGCGCTCGGCGAGAACACGATCCTGCTCGACTGCGACGTACTGCAGGCCGACGGCGGCACCCGGACTGCCGCGATCACCGGCGCGTACGTCGCCCTCGCGGACGCGGTCTCGTTCCTGCGTGACCGCAAGGCGCTGAAGGGCGAGCCGCTGACAGGCTCGGTCTCCGCGGTCTCGGTCGGCATCATCGACGGCGCCCCGATGCTCGACCTCTGCTACGAGGAGGACGTCCGGGCCGAGACCGACATGAACCTGGTGCTCACCGGCGACGGCAAGTTCATCGAGGTGCAGGGTACGGCGGAAGGCGCGCCGTTCGACCGCGACGAGCTTGACGCCCTGCTGGAGCTCGGTTCCGCCGGTTGCGCCGACCTCACCAAGCTCCAGTTGGAGTCGCTGTCGTGA
- a CDS encoding alpha/beta fold hydrolase, translated as MHVELSDGVRLRTMTTGTATAALPVVLVHGGPGLWDYLEPVAEMIGDRTVVHRFDQRGCGRSDPSEDQTMKRLQDDIEELRQHWGYEKIVVIGHSFGATLALTYAAAYPASVARVGYLGGVGIGDWFTPYEAERLRRMTPAQQARLDQLSGRKRSQEEEIEFRALFWFTDHADREQAWKWGLEDADVPYPINFSANSAINAETESWSDEDLARTASAVTAPVWFVHGDGDPRPASAVRELAEHVAQHEFRLIEGAGHSLHRERPDALREVLAEIVS; from the coding sequence ATGCACGTCGAACTGTCGGACGGCGTACGCCTGCGCACTATGACAACCGGTACGGCGACCGCCGCGCTGCCCGTCGTTCTGGTGCATGGCGGTCCTGGCCTCTGGGACTACCTGGAACCGGTGGCGGAAATGATCGGCGATCGTACGGTCGTGCACCGGTTCGACCAGCGCGGGTGCGGCAGGTCGGACCCATCCGAAGACCAGACGATGAAGCGGCTCCAGGACGACATCGAGGAACTCCGGCAGCACTGGGGCTACGAGAAGATCGTTGTCATCGGCCACTCCTTCGGCGCCACGCTCGCGCTGACCTACGCGGCGGCGTACCCGGCCAGCGTCGCGCGAGTCGGCTACCTCGGCGGCGTCGGCATCGGCGACTGGTTCACCCCGTACGAGGCGGAGCGGCTTCGGCGGATGACTCCGGCGCAACAGGCCCGGCTCGACCAGTTGAGCGGCCGGAAGCGAAGCCAGGAAGAGGAAATCGAGTTCCGCGCGTTGTTCTGGTTCACCGATCACGCCGATCGCGAGCAGGCCTGGAAGTGGGGCCTGGAGGATGCGGACGTCCCGTATCCAATCAACTTCTCCGCCAACAGCGCGATCAACGCGGAGACCGAGTCGTGGTCCGACGAAGACCTCGCCCGTACAGCGAGCGCCGTCACCGCGCCGGTCTGGTTCGTCCATGGCGACGGCGACCCGCGCCCGGCGAGCGCAGTACGGGAACTGGCCGAACACGTTGCCCAGCACGAGTTCCGGCTGATCGAAGGCGCCGGCCACTCGCTCCACCGCGAGCGACCGGACGCCTTACGAGAAGTACTTGCGGAGATTGTCAGCTAG
- a CDS encoding DUF3618 domain-containing protein, translating to MSDTKARTADQIEADIAATRVRLASTVDELVDRAHPKNVAKRQVEQAKAQVFDERGQLRTQKLVAVGGAAVGVIAVLLLIRRLVGRR from the coding sequence ATGTCGGACACGAAGGCTCGGACCGCCGACCAGATCGAGGCGGACATCGCCGCCACCCGCGTGCGACTCGCCTCGACCGTTGATGAACTGGTCGACCGCGCGCACCCGAAGAATGTCGCCAAGCGGCAGGTCGAGCAGGCGAAGGCGCAGGTCTTCGACGAGCGAGGTCAGCTGCGCACCCAGAAGCTGGTCGCGGTCGGCGGCGCGGCCGTCGGGGTGATCGCCGTACTGCTGCTGATCCGCCGGCTGGTGGGTCGCCGGTGA
- a CDS encoding GroES family chaperonin: MTSRKRLADDKLPIRMLHDRVLVAIETEGERKSSAGILIPATAQMGRRLAWAKVVAVGANVRTVEVGDRVLFDPEDRAEVEVRGDDYVLLRERDLHAVAAGRLEDGQTGLYL; the protein is encoded by the coding sequence GTGACTTCTCGCAAGCGGCTCGCCGACGACAAACTGCCGATCCGGATGCTGCACGACCGGGTGCTGGTCGCGATCGAGACCGAGGGTGAACGCAAGTCCTCGGCCGGCATCCTGATCCCGGCCACCGCGCAGATGGGCCGCCGGCTCGCCTGGGCGAAGGTGGTCGCGGTCGGCGCCAACGTCCGGACCGTCGAGGTCGGCGACCGGGTGCTGTTCGATCCCGAGGACCGCGCCGAGGTCGAGGTCCGCGGCGACGACTACGTGCTGCTGCGCGAACGGGACCTGCACGCGGTCGCGGCCGGCCGTCTCGAAGACGGCCAGACCGGCCTCTACCTGTAG
- a CDS encoding substrate-binding and VWA domain-containing protein has product MTKSNNNRRPVYLTAVGLLVLSLGAVFVVRSFGSESGADGFLGGGSCDDPTQIQLHTTPEIQPQLEAAAKALSAKKDKDAPCLQFTITAVPSASDARNIANGADNKPDLWVPDSSAWVAQADDGQSVPTVVVPSIASSPLVLVGRNENFANVSSWLGSFQGTKPALLDPLTQSSGLLALLAVGAERTKTSAADSLVSSVMVPLAQRLGSLAQPYKEVDGLLGRAAAEGSPVVVPTSEQAFVKYQEEHPDAELKAIVPATGTLLFDYPIAVTAKSDNTVITEAAKSLAAEMLSDASSQARDDAGFRDSLLSPLGGGRGVGDITQLTKPNASVVEKALLNWTRLSLTAHSLAVIDVSGSMNEKVGGKTRMQLTIAAATQGLKLFPDNAALGLWSFSTSIGPNKEDFRQLVPIAPLTPAQRSKMLASLTAQSAIPNGGTGLYATAIAAVKAVKQNYDSSAVNAVMLFTDGKNDDPNGPTLTATIRTLEGMRDPAQPVRIIALGMGPDVDGNELGQLAAATGGLSYVARNPTDLQGVFINALQSR; this is encoded by the coding sequence GTGACGAAAAGTAACAACAACCGTCGTCCGGTTTATTTGACGGCCGTCGGCCTACTGGTGCTGTCTTTGGGCGCCGTGTTTGTGGTCCGCTCCTTCGGGTCGGAATCGGGTGCGGACGGATTTCTGGGTGGAGGGTCTTGTGACGACCCGACCCAGATCCAGCTGCACACCACGCCCGAGATCCAGCCTCAGCTGGAGGCGGCAGCCAAGGCACTGTCCGCCAAGAAGGACAAGGACGCCCCGTGCCTGCAGTTCACGATTACTGCGGTCCCGTCGGCGTCGGACGCTCGCAACATCGCCAATGGTGCTGACAACAAGCCCGATCTCTGGGTGCCGGACTCGTCCGCCTGGGTCGCTCAGGCCGACGACGGTCAGTCCGTCCCGACCGTCGTCGTGCCGTCCATCGCCAGCTCACCGCTGGTACTGGTCGGCCGGAACGAGAACTTCGCCAACGTCTCGTCCTGGCTGGGATCCTTCCAGGGAACCAAGCCGGCCCTGCTCGACCCGCTGACCCAATCGTCCGGCCTGCTCGCCCTGCTGGCGGTCGGTGCCGAACGAACCAAAACCTCGGCCGCCGACAGCCTGGTGTCTTCGGTGATGGTTCCGCTCGCTCAGCGCCTGGGCTCGCTGGCGCAGCCGTACAAGGAGGTGGACGGCCTCCTCGGCCGAGCTGCCGCGGAGGGCAGCCCCGTCGTCGTACCGACTTCGGAACAGGCCTTCGTGAAGTACCAGGAAGAGCACCCGGACGCCGAACTGAAGGCGATCGTGCCGGCCACCGGCACGCTTCTGTTCGACTATCCGATCGCGGTGACGGCCAAGTCCGACAACACCGTCATCACCGAGGCAGCCAAGTCGCTGGCCGCGGAGATGCTGTCGGACGCGTCCAGCCAGGCCCGCGACGACGCCGGCTTCCGTGACTCGCTGCTGAGTCCGCTCGGCGGCGGCCGGGGCGTCGGGGACATCACCCAGCTGACCAAGCCGAACGCGAGCGTCGTCGAGAAGGCGCTGCTCAACTGGACCAGGCTGTCGCTGACCGCGCACTCGCTGGCGGTGATCGACGTGTCCGGCTCGATGAACGAGAAGGTCGGCGGCAAGACACGGATGCAGCTGACCATCGCTGCCGCCACACAGGGCCTCAAACTGTTCCCGGACAACGCCGCGCTCGGACTGTGGTCGTTCTCGACCAGCATCGGCCCGAACAAGGAAGACTTCAGGCAGTTGGTCCCGATCGCACCGCTGACACCGGCCCAGCGCAGCAAGATGCTGGCCAGCCTGACGGCGCAGAGCGCGATCCCCAACGGTGGCACCGGGCTCTACGCCACCGCGATCGCGGCTGTGAAGGCCGTCAAGCAGAACTACGACTCGAGCGCCGTGAACGCCGTCATGCTCTTCACCGACGGCAAGAACGACGACCCGAACGGCCCCACACTGACCGCGACGATCCGCACCCTGGAAGGCATGCGCGATCCGGCGCAACCGGTCCGGATCATCGCACTCGGTATGGGTCCCGACGTAGACGGCAACGAACTGGGCCAACTGGCCGCCGCGACCGGCGGTCTCAGCTACGTGGCCCGCAACCCCACCGACCTGCAAGGCGTCTTCATCAACGCACTGCAGAGTCGCTGA
- the rdgB gene encoding RdgB/HAM1 family non-canonical purine NTP pyrophosphatase: MSKVLLASNNQKKLEELRRILAPIVPGIEVLGLADVTPYEEPAETEPTFEGNALLKAHAAVAATGLPSIADDSGICVDALNGMPGVLSARWSGPAKDNHANNVLLLGQLEDVPDERRGASFVAAVAFCRPGAEDEIVRGEMPGSVIRELRGTGGFGYDVLFQAEGYDLTTAELSIEEKDAISHRGKALRQLAPLVAKALGA; encoded by the coding sequence GTGAGCAAGGTCCTGCTGGCCTCGAACAACCAGAAGAAGCTCGAGGAGCTGCGCCGCATCCTCGCCCCGATCGTGCCCGGCATCGAGGTGCTCGGGCTGGCCGACGTCACGCCGTACGAGGAACCGGCCGAGACCGAGCCGACCTTCGAGGGCAACGCGCTGCTGAAGGCGCACGCCGCCGTCGCCGCGACCGGGTTGCCGTCGATCGCCGACGACAGCGGGATCTGCGTCGACGCGCTGAACGGGATGCCGGGGGTGCTGTCGGCGCGCTGGTCCGGCCCGGCCAAGGACAACCACGCGAACAACGTGCTGCTGCTCGGCCAGCTGGAAGACGTACCGGACGAGCGTCGCGGCGCCTCCTTCGTCGCGGCCGTTGCGTTCTGCCGGCCGGGTGCCGAGGACGAGATCGTCCGCGGTGAGATGCCCGGCTCGGTGATCCGGGAGCTGCGGGGTACCGGCGGTTTCGGGTACGACGTGCTGTTCCAGGCCGAGGGCTACGACCTGACCACGGCCGAGTTGTCGATCGAGGAGAAGGACGCCATCAGTCACCGGGGCAAGGCGTTGCGCCAACTCGCCCCGCTGGTGGCCAAAGCGCTGGGAGCCTGA
- a CDS encoding MarR family winged helix-turn-helix transcriptional regulator: protein MGDDEVRWLEPDELQTWMTLAALMFKLPGALDFQLQRDSGLTHFEYLVMAGLSESPSRSRRMSELAGFASGSLSRLSHVVKRLEQRGFVERCPSPEDGRITVATLTDAGYEQVVAAAPGHVATVRQYVIDALSPEQLGQLKAIGGQILQKVEPGRSC, encoded by the coding sequence ATGGGGGACGACGAGGTGCGCTGGCTGGAGCCGGACGAGTTGCAGACCTGGATGACGCTGGCGGCGTTGATGTTCAAGCTGCCCGGCGCCCTCGACTTCCAGTTGCAGCGCGACTCGGGGTTGACCCACTTCGAGTACCTGGTGATGGCCGGCCTGTCCGAGTCGCCGAGCCGGTCCCGCCGGATGAGCGAGCTGGCCGGCTTCGCGAGCGGCTCGCTGTCCCGGCTCTCGCACGTGGTGAAACGACTCGAGCAGCGCGGTTTCGTGGAGCGCTGCCCCTCGCCTGAGGACGGCCGGATCACGGTCGCCACCCTCACCGACGCGGGGTACGAGCAGGTGGTCGCGGCCGCTCCCGGTCATGTCGCGACGGTCCGCCAGTACGTGATCGACGCACTCAGCCCGGAGCAGCTCGGCCAGCTGAAGGCCATCGGTGGCCAGATCCTGCAGAAGGTCGAGCCCGGGCGAAGCTGCTGA
- a CDS encoding glucose 1-dehydrogenase yields MRAMTVVPGKADSAAVGEVAEPPLSDGSMLVEGLLAGICGTDHELVGGEFGSGRSGSDRLVIGHESLGRVLEPAAGFTAGDLVLGIVRRPDPVPCPACARGEWDFCRNGLYTERGIKGMDGYGAERWRIDPYYAVPVPATLGSLGVLVEPASILTKAWDQVDQVAARSWFGPKHVLVTGAGPIGLLAALIAVQRGYTVHVLDRAADGPKPQLVRDLGAQYLTDLSELDAVPDVVIEATGAGQVVVECAKLLPAAGVMCLTGISPGPTSIDVQLDALIRQLVVRNAVLVGSVNAAKRHYADAVEVLQAADPAWLGRLITRTVPLSDWPSALVREPGDIKVVVDLQA; encoded by the coding sequence ATGCGCGCGATGACGGTGGTGCCGGGCAAGGCGGACTCAGCTGCGGTCGGAGAGGTCGCCGAACCACCGCTGAGCGACGGCTCGATGCTGGTCGAGGGTCTGCTGGCCGGGATCTGCGGCACCGACCACGAACTCGTCGGTGGCGAGTTCGGCAGCGGCCGCTCCGGCTCGGATCGGCTGGTGATCGGCCACGAATCCCTCGGCCGCGTGCTGGAACCGGCCGCCGGCTTCACCGCGGGCGATCTGGTGCTGGGCATCGTCCGCCGCCCGGACCCGGTGCCGTGCCCGGCCTGCGCTCGCGGCGAGTGGGACTTCTGCCGCAACGGCCTCTACACCGAACGCGGCATCAAGGGCATGGACGGGTACGGCGCCGAACGCTGGCGGATCGACCCGTACTACGCGGTGCCGGTTCCCGCCACGCTCGGCAGCCTGGGCGTACTCGTGGAACCGGCCAGCATCCTCACCAAGGCCTGGGATCAGGTCGACCAGGTCGCCGCTCGCTCCTGGTTCGGGCCAAAGCACGTACTCGTCACCGGAGCCGGACCGATCGGGCTGCTCGCCGCGCTGATCGCAGTGCAGCGCGGCTACACGGTGCACGTACTGGACCGGGCTGCCGACGGACCGAAGCCGCAGTTGGTGCGAGACCTCGGCGCGCAGTACCTGACCGACCTCTCGGAGCTCGACGCTGTTCCCGACGTGGTGATCGAGGCCACCGGCGCCGGACAGGTCGTGGTGGAGTGCGCCAAGTTGCTGCCGGCGGCCGGGGTGATGTGCCTGACCGGGATCTCGCCGGGACCGACCTCGATCGACGTACAGCTGGATGCGTTGATCCGGCAGTTGGTGGTCCGCAACGCGGTCCTGGTCGGGTCGGTGAACGCGGCCAAGCGGCACTACGCGGATGCCGTGGAAGTCCTGCAGGCAGCGGATCCGGCCTGGCTCGGGCGGTTGATCACCAGGACCGTCCCGCTGTCGGACTGGCCGTCGGCACTGGTCCGGGAGCCCGGTGACATCAAGGTGGTCGTAGATCTGCAGGCCTGA